The following proteins are co-located in the Pyrococcus abyssi GE5 genome:
- the priL gene encoding DNA primase large subunit PriL has protein sequence MLDPFSEKAKELLKEFGSINDFLNSIPRIVDVEEVIERVKIASDRKLLEGFVDIEDIKDLAQFYALLGALSYSPYGLELELVKKANILLYSERIRREKEIRPEEISLRINKAIEFPIDDLKKIERVFGKLPEYTIHLAEFLDLIPGERLSEYYIYNGNVYLRKEDLIKVWMKAFERNIEKSVNMLYEIRDELPGFFREVLGGIKEVAEQEFGKSGEVKAGTLRPDLFPPCVKNALKGVPQGLRNYAITVLLTSFLSYARICPNPPRRNVRVKDCIDDIRIITDEILPLIIEAANRCSPPLFEDQPNEIKNIWYHLGFGYTANPKLEDSGNSTWYFPPNCDKIRANAPQLCTPDKHCKYVRNPLTYYLRRLYLEGRKNASKGGNERGEKRVLQQ, from the coding sequence ATGCTCGATCCATTCAGTGAGAAGGCTAAAGAGTTACTAAAAGAATTCGGGTCAATTAACGATTTTCTAAATTCAATCCCCAGGATAGTTGATGTTGAAGAAGTCATTGAGAGAGTTAAAATAGCCAGTGATAGAAAATTATTGGAGGGGTTCGTGGACATAGAGGATATTAAAGATCTGGCACAATTCTACGCTCTACTCGGGGCCCTATCATACTCACCATATGGACTTGAACTTGAGCTCGTTAAGAAAGCTAACATACTGCTGTATTCGGAGAGGATAAGGAGAGAAAAGGAGATAAGGCCCGAAGAAATAAGCTTGAGGATTAATAAAGCCATAGAGTTTCCAATTGATGATTTGAAGAAAATTGAGAGGGTTTTCGGTAAGTTACCAGAATATACTATTCATTTAGCGGAATTTTTAGACCTCATTCCTGGAGAGAGACTTTCGGAATATTACATTTACAATGGAAATGTATATCTAAGGAAAGAAGATTTGATAAAGGTCTGGATGAAGGCCTTTGAGAGAAACATAGAGAAGTCAGTTAACATGCTATATGAAATTAGAGATGAGTTACCCGGGTTCTTTAGGGAGGTTCTTGGTGGGATTAAAGAAGTTGCAGAGCAGGAATTCGGAAAAAGTGGGGAGGTTAAAGCGGGCACCCTCAGACCCGATTTATTCCCTCCATGCGTGAAGAATGCATTAAAAGGCGTCCCTCAGGGACTTAGAAACTATGCAATAACCGTTCTATTAACGAGCTTCTTGAGTTATGCTAGAATTTGCCCAAATCCGCCAAGGAGAAACGTTAGGGTTAAGGATTGTATCGACGATATAAGAATCATAACGGACGAGATACTGCCATTGATTATTGAAGCTGCCAACAGGTGTTCTCCTCCACTTTTCGAAGATCAACCAAACGAGATAAAGAACATTTGGTACCACCTGGGGTTCGGTTATACTGCAAACCCAAAGCTCGAGGACAGCGGAAATTCAACCTGGTACTTTCCCCCGAACTGCGATAAGATAAGGGCAAATGCTCCCCAGCTATGCACGCCCGATAAGCACTGTAAGTACGTGAGGAATCCCCTCACTTATTATCTAAGGAGGCTTTACTTGGAGGGAAGAAAAAATGCTTCTAAGGGAGGTAACGAAAGAGGAGAGAAAAGAGTTCTACAGCAATGA
- a CDS encoding Clp1/GlmU family protein, with protein sequence MASNKAMFTNDVPQDRLLAVEKIESLRKPAKVMIIGDVDTGKTTLTIYLANELLSRGFRVAIIDSDIGQKGILPPATISLAFVDSHFTSLDDLKAFSHYFIGTITPNQYFGEMVVGVMKLSELAMKFSDVVLIDTTGMIYGSGVELKRMKIEAVKPNLILALERNNELAPILKGYEDITIRLEVSEKAKDFSRSERRELRREKWRKYFENSKIVNFNLDDVLVTGTSLFQGEEIGDTEKSLLERLFKWLIIHGRKIGNKYFVVKVDASEGPRIVDKNVVKYFDFSKLSNILLGLIDKQGFCIGLGILKSINFKEKKIEVLTPVEDLSSVAEIRFGRVRVREDGEELGLLDREAL encoded by the coding sequence ATGGCGAGCAATAAGGCGATGTTTACGAACGATGTTCCCCAGGATAGGCTCTTAGCCGTGGAGAAGATAGAATCCCTGAGGAAACCTGCAAAGGTCATGATAATTGGGGATGTCGATACCGGAAAGACCACGCTAACGATATACCTAGCAAATGAACTTCTTTCAAGGGGATTTAGGGTTGCAATAATCGATAGCGACATAGGGCAGAAGGGTATTTTACCACCAGCTACGATTAGCTTAGCGTTCGTTGATTCTCACTTCACATCGTTGGATGACCTAAAGGCGTTTTCCCACTACTTCATAGGAACGATAACTCCAAACCAGTACTTCGGGGAGATGGTAGTTGGGGTTATGAAATTGAGCGAATTGGCCATGAAGTTCTCAGATGTAGTGCTCATCGATACCACGGGGATGATATATGGGTCTGGAGTTGAGCTGAAGAGGATGAAGATTGAAGCCGTAAAGCCAAACCTTATCTTGGCCTTGGAGAGGAATAACGAACTTGCTCCAATCCTCAAGGGATATGAAGATATAACAATTAGACTAGAGGTTAGCGAAAAGGCCAAGGACTTCTCCAGGAGTGAAAGGAGGGAATTGAGAAGGGAGAAATGGAGGAAATATTTTGAGAATTCTAAGATAGTTAATTTTAACCTTGATGACGTCCTCGTAACTGGGACTTCCCTCTTTCAAGGTGAAGAAATCGGGGACACCGAGAAAAGCCTCCTTGAGAGATTATTTAAATGGCTGATAATTCATGGTCGAAAGATAGGTAATAAATACTTCGTGGTTAAGGTGGATGCTAGTGAAGGTCCAAGGATCGTTGATAAAAACGTCGTTAAGTACTTCGACTTCTCAAAGCTCAGCAACATCCTTTTGGGCCTCATAGACAAGCAAGGATTCTGCATTGGGTTAGGTATACTCAAATCAATAAACTTTAAGGAAAAGAAAATCGAAGTCTTAACTCCAGTTGAGGATTTGTCGTCCGTAGCTGAGATAAGGTTCGGGAGGGTGAGGGTTAGGGAAGATGGTGAAGAGTTGGGCTTACTTGATAGGGAAGCTCTCTAG
- the priS gene encoding DNA primase catalytic subunit PriS, with product MLLREVTKEERKEFYSNEWNAKQIPDFILQNLDKREFGFDHTGEGPSDRKNSYTDVRDLEDYIKATAPYAVYSSVAFYEKPQEMEGWLGAELVFDIDAKDLPLRRCNHEPGKVCPICLNDAKEIARDTLIVLKEELGFEDVHVVYSGRGYHIRVMDGWALSLDSKSRERILSFISASEIEDHSEFRKMLLERRGWFVLNHGYPRVFRLRFGYFILRVKVEHLINFGIRKNIAKRILDNKETIYEEFVRKGILAAFPDGVGIESLAKLFALSTRFSKAYFDGRVTVDLKRILRLPSTLHSKVGLIAKYIGNNERDVMRFNPFKHAVPKFRRKEVKEEYKRFLEENF from the coding sequence ATGCTTCTAAGGGAGGTAACGAAAGAGGAGAGAAAAGAGTTCTACAGCAATGAGTGGAATGCCAAGCAGATTCCCGACTTTATACTCCAAAACCTAGATAAGAGAGAGTTTGGATTCGACCACACTGGAGAAGGACCTAGCGACAGGAAAAACAGCTATACCGATGTGAGAGATCTCGAAGATTACATCAAAGCTACGGCACCGTATGCAGTTTATTCGAGCGTCGCCTTTTACGAGAAACCCCAGGAAATGGAAGGATGGCTTGGAGCAGAGCTTGTCTTTGATATAGATGCTAAAGATTTACCCCTAAGAAGGTGCAACCATGAGCCCGGAAAGGTTTGCCCGATATGCCTCAACGATGCCAAGGAGATAGCAAGGGATACTCTGATAGTCTTGAAGGAAGAGCTCGGATTTGAAGATGTCCACGTGGTCTACTCGGGGAGGGGATACCACATAAGGGTCATGGATGGGTGGGCGCTAAGCCTCGACTCGAAGTCGAGGGAGAGGATACTCTCATTCATATCCGCTAGCGAGATTGAAGACCATAGTGAATTCAGAAAGATGCTTCTAGAAAGGAGGGGATGGTTCGTTTTAAATCATGGTTATCCTCGAGTGTTTAGGTTGAGGTTTGGTTACTTCATCCTAAGGGTTAAGGTTGAGCACCTGATTAACTTTGGAATAAGGAAGAACATAGCCAAAAGGATCCTCGACAACAAAGAAACTATATACGAAGAGTTCGTTAGAAAGGGCATCCTTGCGGCATTTCCGGATGGTGTAGGAATAGAAAGCCTAGCAAAACTTTTTGCTCTCTCAACGAGGTTTTCAAAGGCATATTTTGACGGTAGGGTAACGGTAGACCTAAAGAGAATACTAAGGTTACCATCAACGCTTCACTCCAAGGTTGGACTGATAGCTAAGTACATTGGGAATAATGAAAGGGACGTCATGAGGTTCAATCCCTTCAAGCATGCCGTTCCAAAGTTCAGAAGGAAGGAAGTTAAGGAAGAGTACAAGAGATTCCTCGAAGAGAACTTTTAG
- a CDS encoding Lrp/AsnC family transcriptional regulator — protein MTRDRIELTNRQIELLRKLYREGKTIEVHTVEKTQDELAEELGITRQALSNHLKVLKELGYIRTGRGFIDLTDKALELLGEKRGDVFIFVKIEPTKRKQVYDTIKKLRVKRIYRVTGDIDLIIEADKSRLDEILEEIAALDGVKETITHVVLGVL, from the coding sequence ATGACAAGGGATAGAATAGAGCTAACTAACAGACAGATAGAATTGCTAAGGAAACTCTACAGGGAGGGCAAAACCATCGAAGTTCACACGGTGGAAAAAACTCAAGATGAGCTTGCCGAAGAACTTGGAATAACGAGACAAGCCCTCAGCAATCACTTGAAGGTTCTGAAGGAGCTCGGCTACATAAGGACCGGAAGGGGGTTCATAGATTTAACGGATAAGGCCCTTGAATTGCTTGGAGAGAAGAGGGGAGACGTGTTTATATTCGTCAAGATAGAACCCACCAAGAGGAAGCAGGTTTACGATACCATAAAGAAGCTGAGGGTTAAGAGGATATACCGCGTAACTGGAGACATCGATTTGATAATTGAAGCCGACAAGAGTAGACTCGATGAGATATTGGAGGAGATAGCAGCTTTGGATGGGGTTAAAGAGACGATCACTCACGTTGTCCTCGGCGTTCTCTAA
- the engB gene encoding GTP-binding protein EngB, protein MATIVFVGRSNVGKSTLIYRLTGKRVRRGKRPGVTRKIIEIEWKNHKIIDMPGFGFMAGLPKEVQERIKDEIVHFIEDNASKIDVAVLVVDGKAAPEIIERWEKRGEIPIDVEFYQFLRELNIPTVVAVNKLDKIKNVQRVVHFLAEKFEVPWDEIDKTFIPISAKFGDNVEKLKNRIYEIIRERRGQRE, encoded by the coding sequence ATGGCCACGATAGTTTTCGTTGGAAGGTCAAACGTTGGAAAGAGCACGTTGATATATAGGTTAACCGGTAAGAGGGTTAGAAGGGGAAAGAGGCCTGGAGTTACGAGGAAGATAATAGAGATAGAATGGAAGAATCACAAGATAATTGACATGCCAGGATTCGGCTTCATGGCTGGCCTTCCAAAGGAAGTCCAAGAGAGGATAAAAGATGAGATAGTCCACTTCATAGAGGACAACGCCAGCAAAATAGACGTTGCCGTTCTCGTAGTTGATGGGAAGGCAGCTCCCGAAATAATAGAGCGTTGGGAGAAACGAGGTGAAATCCCGATAGATGTAGAATTTTACCAGTTCCTAAGGGAGCTGAATATACCGACCGTCGTAGCCGTAAATAAGTTGGACAAGATAAAGAACGTCCAAAGGGTTGTTCATTTCTTAGCTGAGAAATTCGAAGTCCCCTGGGATGAGATAGATAAAACTTTCATTCCAATATCGGCGAAATTCGGGGACAACGTAGAGAAGTTAAAAAATAGGATTTACGAGATTATTAGAGAACGCCGAGGACAACGTGAGTGA